The proteins below are encoded in one region of uncultured Desulfovibrio sp.:
- a CDS encoding glycosyltransferase produces the protein MPPVIIAKGLYKCYAGFSPVLRGVNIEVEPGELVAIMGPSGCGKSTMLHVLGMLHAPDAGTLEILGQNVLAFDREQTAAFRRGNMGFVMQASNLFEHSTVFENVEFPLIYEKVPPSERWARVIRALDLVRLSARVHYRSNRLSGGEQQRVAIARAMVNNPRILLADEPTGALDAKTSRVIMNNFRTLCHSGGVAMIMVTHDPAMAEFCDSVYTLDDGILNCRRRDFSPDEVNLGGNLLAGVAPVVRGALLAETFPEPSGRSLMESAHTMHAAGLLSRIYALRGGSLLGSEDQGYALPLPVRRVGRWRLPSVMAAVQHYRRRNDPPWEELRRTLSRTPGQRFRHLWAMDCGAMLARWGEEDDIEFFYASGAHGPATAAWIASRLLRIPFAVGVRTADMVRPGRDWAVKLADAAFLACDTEATRRALHELLPAIPLNRLVLLRDPLTLSPPDEDISLPPTSTPQPLRLLTVGTLCPRKGVDVLLRACTRLVQQNVDFELRVVGNGPLRRRLKWLAFRLGLRRRVVFTGHIPHENMSDLYQRADVVVLPSRVAADGDRDGMPSALTEAMAFGCAVVASQLPGIDEAVETGQSGLLVPPDDVDALAQALLELAARPEERKRLGRNAWKRIRALLDESATEERLLELFTHAVRDSRPPATAEAPLSLHG, from the coding sequence ATGCCTCCGGTCATTATCGCCAAGGGTTTGTACAAGTGTTACGCAGGGTTTTCGCCGGTCCTGCGCGGGGTGAACATCGAGGTGGAGCCGGGAGAGCTGGTGGCCATCATGGGGCCGTCCGGCTGCGGCAAGTCCACCATGCTGCACGTGCTGGGCATGCTCCATGCGCCGGACGCGGGCACGCTGGAAATCCTGGGGCAGAATGTCCTTGCCTTTGACCGGGAGCAGACAGCGGCCTTCCGCCGGGGCAATATGGGCTTTGTCATGCAGGCCAGCAACCTTTTTGAGCATTCCACGGTTTTTGAAAACGTGGAATTTCCCCTCATCTACGAAAAGGTGCCGCCGTCGGAGCGCTGGGCGCGGGTCATCCGCGCGCTGGACCTGGTGCGCCTGTCCGCGCGCGTTCACTACCGCAGCAATCGTCTGTCCGGCGGGGAGCAGCAGCGCGTGGCCATTGCCCGGGCCATGGTCAACAATCCTCGCATTCTGCTGGCCGACGAACCCACCGGCGCCCTGGATGCCAAGACCAGCCGCGTCATCATGAACAACTTCCGCACGCTCTGCCATTCTGGCGGCGTTGCCATGATCATGGTTACCCATGACCCGGCCATGGCCGAATTCTGCGACAGCGTGTATACCCTGGATGACGGCATTCTCAACTGCCGCCGACGCGATTTTTCGCCCGACGAGGTCAACCTGGGCGGCAATCTGCTGGCCGGCGTGGCGCCGGTGGTGCGGGGCGCGCTGCTGGCCGAGACCTTTCCCGAGCCGTCGGGCCGCAGCCTCATGGAAAGCGCGCACACTATGCACGCGGCGGGGCTGCTGTCCCGCATCTATGCCCTGCGCGGCGGCAGCCTGCTGGGCAGCGAGGATCAGGGATATGCCCTGCCGTTGCCGGTGCGGCGTGTGGGGCGCTGGCGTCTGCCGTCCGTCATGGCGGCCGTGCAGCACTACCGCCGGCGCAATGACCCCCCGTGGGAAGAGCTGCGCCGTACCCTGAGCCGCACCCCGGGGCAGCGCTTTCGCCATCTCTGGGCCATGGATTGCGGGGCCATGCTGGCCCGCTGGGGCGAGGAGGATGACATAGAATTCTTCTACGCCTCCGGCGCACACGGTCCGGCCACGGCCGCCTGGATTGCCTCGCGCCTGCTGCGCATTCCCTTTGCCGTGGGGGTGCGCACCGCCGACATGGTGCGCCCCGGCAGGGACTGGGCGGTGAAGCTGGCCGATGCCGCCTTTCTGGCCTGTGATACCGAGGCCACGCGGCGCGCCCTGCATGAGCTGCTGCCGGCCATTCCCCTGAATCGCCTTGTGCTGCTGCGCGATCCCCTGACCCTCAGCCCGCCGGATGAGGACATCAGCCTGCCGCCCACCTCGACCCCGCAGCCCCTGCGGCTGCTGACGGTGGGGACCCTCTGTCCCCGCAAGGGGGTGGATGTGCTGCTGCGGGCCTGCACCCGCCTGGTGCAGCAGAATGTGGACTTCGAACTGCGCGTGGTGGGCAACGGGCCGTTGCGGCGGCGCCTCAAGTGGCTGGCCTTCCGTCTGGGGCTGCGTCGCAGGGTGGTGTTTACGGGGCACATTCCGCACGAAAACATGTCTGATCTGTACCAGCGTGCCGATGTGGTGGTCCTGCCGTCGCGCGTGGCTGCCGATGGCGACAGGGACGGCATGCCTTCGGCCCTTACCGAGGCCATGGCCTTTGGCTGCGCGGTGGTGGCCTCCCAGCTGCCGGGCATTGACGAGGCCGTGGAAACGGGGCAGAGCGGTCTGCTGGTTCCGCCTGACGATGTGGACGCGCTGGCGCAGGCCCTGCTGGAACTGGCGGCACGTCCCGAGGAGCGCAAGCGCCTGGGTCGGAATGCCTGGAAGCGCATCCGCGCGCTGCTGGACGAATCCGCCACGGAAGAGCGCCTGCTGGAGCTGTTTACCCATGCTGTCCGGGACAGCAGGCCGCCGGCAACGGCGGAGGCTCCCCTTTCCCTGCATGGATGA
- the ybaK gene encoding Cys-tRNA(Pro) deacylase, protein MSHSTPHIAKTNAARLLDTLHIPYRMASAPVDASDLSAVTMAARLGVDPATVFKTLVARGDRTGVIMACIPAAAELDLKALAVASGNKHVDMVHLKEVLPLTGYVRGGCSPLAARKDYPVFVDESAILCEEIYISAGQRGVQLCLAPDDLLTAAHAVYARLTRDDN, encoded by the coding sequence ATGAGCCATAGCACACCGCACATCGCCAAGACCAATGCCGCCCGCCTGCTGGACACGCTGCACATCCCCTACCGCATGGCCAGCGCCCCCGTGGATGCCAGCGACCTTTCCGCCGTGACCATGGCCGCCCGCCTGGGAGTGGACCCGGCCACGGTCTTCAAGACCCTGGTGGCCCGCGGCGATCGCACGGGCGTCATCATGGCCTGCATTCCCGCTGCGGCCGAACTGGACCTCAAGGCACTGGCCGTGGCCTCCGGCAACAAGCATGTGGACATGGTCCACCTCAAGGAAGTGCTGCCTCTCACCGGCTATGTGCGCGGCGGCTGCTCGCCCCTGGCCGCCCGCAAGGACTACCCGGTTTTTGTGGACGAAAGCGCCATCCTCTGTGAAGAAATCTACATCAGCGCAGGCCAGCGCGGCGTCCAGCTCTGCCTGGCGCCCGATGACCTGCTGACGGCCGCCCATGCGGTCTATGCCCGCCTCACCCGCGACGACAACTGA
- a CDS encoding rubredoxin, whose protein sequence is MADPHDMWRCPVANCGYVYDPDRGDRRRKIPAGTRFEDLPDDWCCPVCGASKKNFRRVSDES, encoded by the coding sequence ATGGCTGATCCCCATGATATGTGGCGGTGCCCTGTGGCCAATTGCGGCTATGTGTATGACCCGGATCGCGGAGATCGCCGCCGCAAGATTCCGGCGGGAACGCGTTTTGAGGACCTGCCCGATGACTGGTGCTGCCCGGTGTGCGGCGCCAGCAAGAAGAACTTCCGCCGTGTGAGTGACGAAAGCTAG
- a CDS encoding phosphatidylglycerol lysyltransferase domain-containing protein: MMHSFTPVSLEQRADYYALWQQTPRHSLDYSLANLWGWQGHYGLQWHFAHGLCWICQTLPVRQYWAPVGDWQHADWPALLPQLADAPVIRVPDELAALWQEALPGRVQISEDRGQWEYLYDREALATLPGNRYHKKKNHVNSYIKTYGEPDYRPLDDAMVEDVLALQDTWCQWHECENSPSLRAENEAINRVLSHWELFEGLTGASLYVNDQMVAFSVGEKLDDNTLGVHFEKGLNGFKGVYQTMNCLFARYAGADFQRLNRAQDLDEEGLRQAKMTYLPADFVRKSRVRILEAASC, from the coding sequence ATGATGCACTCCTTTACTCCCGTTTCACTGGAGCAGCGCGCCGACTATTATGCCCTGTGGCAGCAGACGCCGCGCCATTCCCTGGACTACAGCCTGGCCAACCTCTGGGGCTGGCAGGGGCATTACGGCCTGCAATGGCATTTTGCCCATGGCCTGTGCTGGATATGCCAGACCCTGCCCGTGCGGCAGTACTGGGCACCCGTGGGCGACTGGCAGCACGCCGACTGGCCCGCCCTGCTCCCCCAGCTGGCCGATGCGCCCGTCATCCGTGTGCCGGACGAACTGGCAGCCCTCTGGCAGGAAGCCCTGCCGGGGCGGGTGCAGATCAGCGAGGACCGCGGCCAGTGGGAATACCTCTATGACCGCGAAGCCCTGGCCACCCTGCCCGGCAACCGCTATCACAAGAAAAAGAATCACGTAAACAGCTATATCAAGACCTACGGCGAGCCGGACTACCGCCCGCTGGACGACGCCATGGTGGAAGATGTGCTGGCCCTGCAAGACACCTGGTGCCAGTGGCACGAATGCGAGAACTCCCCCTCCCTGCGGGCGGAGAACGAGGCCATCAACCGCGTGCTGTCCCACTGGGAACTGTTTGAGGGACTGACGGGCGCCTCGCTCTACGTCAATGACCAGATGGTGGCCTTCAGCGTGGGGGAAAAACTGGATGACAATACCCTGGGCGTCCACTTTGAAAAAGGTCTCAACGGCTTCAAGGGCGTTTACCAGACCATGAACTGCCTGTTTGCCCGCTACGCCGGTGCGGATTTCCAGCGGCTCAACCGTGCCCAGGACCTGGATGAAGAAGGTCTGCGCCAGGCCAAGATGACCTATCTGCCCGCGGACTTTGTGCGCAAGAGCCGCGTCCGCATCCTGGAGGCGGCATCATGCTGA
- a CDS encoding NlpC/P60 family N-terminal domain-containing protein, producing MLRFLPASGRLPYLLLCLALVLALSACGGGKPVPPRDGSMPPWMGTLRDMRTFPQDLLPFAHAAGADSPLLTAGEQASQDARFNRMFFKPWDMARTSISRKAASAIFGKARGYRGSVRWTQEEWDLMARNAAMKTFPNTADKAITIRQTDLREMPTHSPRFSEPTTNPRANPFDYFQYSLLPVGTPLFIAHVSRDRQWYYVESSVAAGWVDANDVALADATFRARYENGNYAAILRDNVPLPGSQNARGDIGTILPLAGTASQPGMVDLLVPIRKGSLADTARVTVPLSLAARKPLPMTPAAVAQLGNEMMGQRYGWGGMFGDRDCSALTRDLMAPFGIWLGRNSSSQGRAGVIIPLDGLSTREKERRLLQDGVPFLSLVWMRGHIMLYVGEYKGRPAIFHNLWGLRVINGDDDNDRFVVGRAVVTSIAPGQELRNLYRKSTFADRLRSLTILPPGRQ from the coding sequence ATGCTGAGGTTTCTCCCTGCGTCGGGCCGCCTGCCCTACCTGCTGCTCTGCCTTGCGCTGGTGCTGGCGCTGTCCGCCTGCGGGGGCGGCAAGCCCGTTCCCCCGCGCGACGGCAGCATGCCGCCCTGGATGGGCACCCTGCGCGACATGCGCACCTTTCCCCAGGACCTGCTGCCCTTTGCCCATGCGGCCGGCGCCGACAGCCCCCTGCTCACGGCAGGGGAGCAGGCCAGTCAGGACGCGCGCTTCAACCGCATGTTCTTCAAACCGTGGGACATGGCGCGAACCTCCATTTCGCGCAAGGCGGCTTCGGCCATCTTCGGCAAAGCGCGCGGCTACCGGGGCAGCGTTCGCTGGACGCAGGAGGAATGGGACCTCATGGCCCGCAATGCAGCCATGAAGACCTTTCCCAATACGGCGGACAAGGCCATTACCATCCGCCAGACGGACCTGCGCGAAATGCCCACCCACAGCCCGCGCTTCAGCGAGCCGACCACGAATCCCCGCGCCAATCCCTTTGACTATTTCCAGTATTCCCTGCTGCCCGTGGGCACGCCGCTTTTCATTGCCCATGTGAGCCGCGACCGCCAGTGGTACTATGTGGAAAGCTCCGTGGCCGCCGGCTGGGTGGATGCCAACGACGTGGCGCTGGCGGACGCCACCTTCCGCGCCCGCTATGAAAACGGAAACTACGCCGCCATTCTGCGCGACAATGTGCCCCTGCCCGGCAGCCAGAACGCCCGGGGCGACATCGGCACCATCCTGCCCCTGGCCGGCACGGCCTCGCAGCCCGGTATGGTGGACCTGCTGGTCCCGATCAGAAAGGGGAGCCTGGCCGACACGGCGCGCGTTACCGTGCCGCTTTCGCTGGCAGCCCGCAAGCCGCTGCCCATGACGCCTGCCGCCGTGGCCCAGCTGGGCAACGAGATGATGGGGCAGCGCTACGGCTGGGGCGGCATGTTCGGCGACCGGGACTGCTCCGCCCTCACCCGCGACCTCATGGCGCCCTTTGGCATCTGGCTCGGCCGCAATTCCTCCAGCCAGGGACGCGCCGGCGTCATCATTCCCCTGGATGGCCTGTCCACCCGCGAAAAGGAACGCCGCCTGCTGCAAGACGGTGTGCCCTTCCTCAGCCTGGTCTGGATGCGCGGGCACATCATGCTCTATGTGGGCGAATACAAAGGAAGACCGGCCATTTTCCACAATCTGTGGGGCCTGCGCGTCATCAATGGTGATGACGACAATGACCGCTTTGTGGTGGGGCGGGCCGTGGTTACTTCCATTGCGCCGGGGCAGGAACTGCGCAATCTCTACCGCAAGAGCACCTTTGCGGACCGGCTGCGCAGCCTGACCATCCTGCCGCCCGGCCGGCAGTAG
- a CDS encoding transcriptional repressor, producing MAQPQTRMTRQRAVILEELRKTKTHPTADELYGMVRQRLPRISLGTVYRNLDFLADSGTIRRLEACGTTKRFDGDISAHQHIRCVVCGKIGDIMPPLPEPAVEGLSVPGFDTIYTARIEFDGLCEQCAAAAAEKQ from the coding sequence ATGGCGCAACCACAAACACGTATGACACGGCAGCGAGCCGTCATTCTTGAAGAACTGCGCAAAACCAAAACCCATCCCACGGCGGACGAGCTGTACGGCATGGTCCGGCAGCGCCTGCCGCGCATAAGTCTGGGCACAGTATACCGGAATCTGGACTTCCTGGCTGACAGCGGCACCATCCGCCGGCTGGAAGCCTGCGGCACCACCAAGCGCTTTGATGGTGATATTTCGGCCCATCAGCATATCCGCTGCGTGGTCTGCGGAAAGATTGGCGACATCATGCCGCCCCTGCCGGAACCTGCCGTGGAGGGCTTGTCCGTGCCCGGTTTTGACACGATCTATACGGCCCGTATCGAATTTGACGGACTGTGCGAGCAATGCGCCGCAGCTGCGGCGGAGAAACAGTAG
- a CDS encoding DUF4147 domain-containing protein has product MKQVLEQVFMAGLAAVAPDAALLRHVRREGDCLLAGGRVWPLPRAGRVLAVGAGKGVAPLALALENVLEDRLDGGLVITKYGHGLPLRRIRLLEAGHPVPDAAGEAAAAHLLAELEQVGAHDLVICLLTGGASALMPAPAPGLTLAHLQDLTEQLLACGASIHEINALRKHLSRLGGGQLARAAAPAPVLTIMISDVIGDDPGVIGSGPTAPDKSTFVDCLDIVARYGLAATLPPAVMRHVQEGAAGRMAETPKPGDALFAQVSNVVAASNRQALDAAAASARALGMAVQISPVPMQGEARQVAVQLVQQARQAAASTHRRPFCLLAGGETTVCLHGRAGLGGRNQEMALAAALELEGDHSLVALFAGTDGTDGPTDAAGGFAHAETVAALGGRERARALLDAHDSHTALRRSGDLFRTGPTRTNAMDMALICVV; this is encoded by the coding sequence ATGAAGCAGGTGCTGGAACAGGTTTTTATGGCCGGTCTGGCGGCGGTGGCGCCGGATGCGGCCCTGTTGCGGCATGTGCGCCGCGAGGGGGACTGCCTGCTGGCCGGCGGGCGGGTGTGGCCGCTGCCGCGCGCCGGGCGGGTGCTGGCGGTGGGAGCCGGCAAGGGGGTGGCACCTCTGGCGCTGGCGCTGGAAAACGTGCTGGAAGACCGCCTGGACGGGGGGCTGGTCATTACCAAATACGGGCACGGCCTGCCCCTGCGGCGCATACGTCTGCTGGAGGCGGGGCACCCCGTACCGGATGCCGCTGGCGAGGCTGCCGCGGCGCATCTGCTGGCGGAGCTGGAGCAGGTCGGCGCGCACGATCTGGTCATCTGTCTGCTCACCGGCGGCGCCAGTGCCCTGATGCCGGCCCCGGCGCCGGGGCTGACGCTGGCCCATTTGCAGGACCTGACGGAACAGCTGCTGGCCTGCGGGGCCTCCATTCATGAGATCAATGCCCTGCGCAAGCACCTTTCCCGGCTGGGCGGCGGGCAGCTGGCCCGTGCGGCGGCGCCGGCACCTGTGCTGACCATCATGATTTCCGATGTCATCGGGGATGATCCCGGCGTCATCGGCTCCGGCCCCACGGCGCCGGACAAATCGACCTTTGTGGACTGTCTGGACATTGTGGCGCGTTATGGTCTGGCAGCCACGCTGCCGCCGGCTGTCATGCGGCATGTGCAGGAGGGCGCTGCCGGCCGTATGGCGGAAACGCCCAAGCCCGGCGATGCGCTGTTTGCGCAGGTGAGCAATGTGGTGGCGGCCAGCAACCGGCAGGCCCTGGATGCGGCAGCCGCCAGCGCGCGCGCCCTGGGCATGGCCGTGCAGATCAGTCCTGTTCCCATGCAGGGAGAGGCCCGCCAGGTGGCGGTGCAACTTGTGCAGCAGGCCAGACAGGCGGCAGCGTCCACGCACAGGCGCCCGTTCTGCCTGCTGGCCGGTGGCGAGACCACGGTGTGCCTGCACGGCAGGGCGGGCCTGGGGGGACGGAATCAGGAAATGGCGCTGGCAGCGGCCCTGGAGCTGGAAGGCGATCATTCTCTTGTGGCGCTGTTTGCGGGAACGGACGGAACAGATGGTCCCACGGATGCTGCCGGCGGCTTTGCCCATGCGGAAACCGTGGCTGCGCTGGGGGGCCGGGAGCGCGCACGGGCCTTGCTGGATGCGCATGACAGCCATACGGCACTGCGGCGCAGCGGCGATCTTTTCCGGACCGGACCCACACGGACCAACGCCATGGATATGGCACTTATCTGTGTGGTATGA
- the coaE gene encoding dephospho-CoA kinase (Dephospho-CoA kinase (CoaE) performs the final step in coenzyme A biosynthesis.) codes for MTATLHFQVMNEAGQRLDRVLSLRLAELSRGAIQKAIAAGHCHIDGLAVTAAAYKLRAGQEVRLELPPAGNPLQAEAAELDVLWHDERLLVCNKPAGLTVHPCPSCPEGTLVHRLLFHFPQLARLDGLRPGIVHRLDKDTSGLLLVALDEATRLRLSQAFARREVHKTYLALVQGVPPDSGQCREAIGRHPTAKIKMAVVPEARGGKAALSQWRVLWAAPDRSFALLAVRIHTGRTHQIRVHMQHVGHPLLGDALYAPEAVRRRAPRQMLHAWDMALAHPWSGRPMHFSCPLPQDMLDTAVIQASRMQRLVVTGNPGCGKSSVCAALDAAGIPVISADAIVHELYAPRGAMSQWLAHRRDDLLAKDGSVDRALLRPAMRQDAVLRKDVEHMAHALVRDRVAAFWEEAEAQGHAVAAAEIPLYYECGWHVKTFVPQPLCLCITCPQTMRRQRVMMSRGWSAAHFDELESWQWPEQRKAAASALCLENTGSPEQMQEAVQALLTDLHQRQDAARAALRHELRAISCAPCPPMPPCSSIPCPCTEHP; via the coding sequence ATGACAGCCACACTGCATTTTCAGGTAATGAACGAGGCCGGCCAGCGGCTTGACCGCGTGCTCAGTCTTCGCCTTGCGGAGCTTTCGCGCGGCGCCATACAAAAGGCCATTGCCGCCGGGCACTGCCACATTGATGGCCTGGCCGTCACGGCAGCCGCCTACAAGCTGCGCGCAGGGCAGGAGGTACGCCTGGAGCTGCCCCCTGCCGGCAATCCCTTACAGGCAGAAGCGGCAGAGCTGGACGTGCTCTGGCACGATGAGCGCCTGCTGGTCTGCAACAAGCCCGCGGGGCTGACGGTGCATCCCTGTCCTTCCTGTCCAGAAGGAACGCTGGTGCACCGCCTGCTCTTTCACTTTCCGCAACTGGCCAGGCTGGACGGGCTGCGCCCGGGCATCGTGCACCGGCTGGACAAGGATACCAGCGGCCTGCTGCTGGTGGCCCTGGACGAGGCCACCCGCCTGCGCCTGTCCCAGGCCTTTGCCCGGCGCGAGGTGCACAAGACCTATCTGGCCCTTGTGCAGGGGGTTCCCCCTGACAGCGGCCAATGCCGCGAAGCCATCGGACGTCACCCCACAGCGAAAATCAAGATGGCCGTGGTGCCGGAAGCCCGCGGGGGCAAGGCGGCCCTCAGCCAGTGGCGCGTACTGTGGGCTGCCCCCGACAGGAGCTTTGCCCTGCTGGCCGTGCGCATCCACACGGGGCGCACGCATCAGATACGGGTGCACATGCAGCACGTGGGGCATCCCCTGCTGGGCGATGCCCTCTATGCCCCCGAGGCCGTGCGCCGCCGTGCGCCGCGCCAGATGCTGCATGCCTGGGACATGGCCCTGGCCCATCCCTGGAGCGGCCGGCCCATGCACTTTTCCTGCCCGCTGCCGCAGGACATGCTGGACACGGCCGTCATCCAGGCCAGCCGCATGCAGCGCCTGGTGGTCACGGGCAATCCGGGCTGCGGCAAGTCCAGCGTCTGTGCCGCGCTGGACGCTGCCGGCATTCCCGTGATCAGCGCCGATGCCATTGTGCATGAACTCTATGCCCCACGCGGCGCCATGAGTCAGTGGCTGGCGCACCGCCGGGACGATCTGCTGGCAAAAGACGGCAGCGTGGACCGCGCCCTGCTGCGCCCGGCCATGCGCCAGGATGCCGTCCTGCGCAAGGACGTGGAGCACATGGCCCATGCGCTGGTGCGCGATCGCGTGGCCGCCTTCTGGGAGGAGGCCGAAGCGCAGGGGCATGCCGTGGCCGCCGCAGAAATTCCCCTGTATTACGAATGCGGCTGGCACGTGAAAACCTTTGTGCCGCAGCCGCTCTGCCTTTGCATCACCTGCCCGCAGACCATGCGCCGTCAGCGTGTCATGATGTCCCGCGGCTGGAGCGCCGCCCATTTTGATGAACTGGAAAGCTGGCAGTGGCCGGAACAGCGCAAGGCTGCGGCCAGCGCCCTCTGTCTAGAAAATACCGGCAGTCCGGAACAGATGCAGGAGGCCGTGCAGGCCCTGCTCACTGACCTGCACCAGCGGCAGGACGCGGCGCGCGCGGCCCTGCGTCACGAGCTGCGGGCAATCTCCTGCGCGCCCTGTCCCCCCATGCCGCCCTGCTCCTCCATCCCGTGCCCCTGCACAGAACACCCATGA